The following proteins are co-located in the Pomacea canaliculata isolate SZHN2017 linkage group LG10, ASM307304v1, whole genome shotgun sequence genome:
- the LOC112573636 gene encoding LOW QUALITY PROTEIN: peptidylprolyl isomerase domain and WD repeat-containing protein 1-like (The sequence of the model RefSeq protein was modified relative to this genomic sequence to represent the inferred CDS: deleted 1 base in 1 codon), translating to MAENRKRERSSKRSSSESSTSSEESSSDTSVDAPSAKREKLKEHSASEKCEEEELIGPSLSEAVKPRKKKVLEFEQVYLDSLPCAQYYETSYMHREIVTHLAVAKNGFLVTASCDGHVKFWKKAEEKGIDFVKHFRSHLGAVNDLAMSANGELCCTVSDDKTAKVFDVINFDMINMLRLGYTPSRCGWTYASGDPVSALAVTEKGTSIIRIYDGRGAGDVLKTLDKLHFSPVTLIRYNPVAAVAVSVDEGRMVEYWAGPRGDYQFPRNLSWESKIDTDLYEFLKCNASPTDVTFSPDGKLMATMATDRKVRIFRFGTAKLWKVLDESLQRFTELQQMKQQVPNMEFGRRLAVDRDLEKSESFHFSNLVFDESGNFLLYSTMLGIKVINLHTNSCMRMLGKPENARFLHLSLFQGAGKPKQKANAEMAASDNPLLQSVFQDPILFCTAFKKNRFYMFTHREPEDTHKGDSERDIFNEKPSKEEVLAATQDSAYTRVSDTCIIHTTMGDIHCKLFAKECPKTVENFCVHSRNGYYNNHIFHRVIKSFMIQTGDPQGNGSGGESIWGGEFEDEFHPNLRHDRPYTLSMANAGPNTNGSQFFVTVVPTPWLDNKHTVFGRVVKGMEVVQSISAVKTHPKTDKPYDDIRITNITIK from the exons ATGGCGGAGAATCGCAAACGTGAACGCAGTAGCAAACGATCATCGTCAGAATCCTCAACAAGTAGCGAAGAAAGTAGCAGCGATACATCTGTCGATGCTCCATCAGCCAAAAGGGAAAAACTCAAGGAGCATTCAGCTTCAGAAAAATGTGAGGAAGAAGAATTGATCGGGCCTTCTCTATCAGAAGCCGTCAAACCTCGGAAAAAGAAAG TGCTCGAGTTTGAACAGGTGTACCTTGACAGTTTGCCATGTGCACAGTATTATGAGACCAGCTATATGCATCGGGAAATTGTCACACATCTTGCTGTTGCCAA AAATGGATTTCTGGTAACAGCCAGCTGTGATGGTCATGTGAAATTCTGgaaaaaagcagaagagaaaggCATAGACTTTGTG AAGCACTTCCGCAGTCATCTGG GTGCAGTGAATGACCTTGCGATGAGTGCAAATGGAGAACTGTGCTGTACAGTGTCAGACGACAAGACAGCAAAGGTGTTTGATGTCATCAACTTTG atATGATCAACATGCTGAGACTTGGCTACACGCCGTCACGCTGTGGATGGACCTACGCCTCAGGTGACCCAGTCTCTGCCCTTGCTGT TACTGAGAAAGGAACCAGCATCATCCGAATCTACGATGGAAGAGGTGCTGGTGATGTTCTCAAGACTCTAGATAAACTTCACTTCAGTCCTGTGACGCTCATACGG TACAACCCAGTAGCAGCAGTGGCAGTCAGTGTGGATGAAGGTCGAATGGTTGAGTACTGGGCAGGGCCGCGAGGTGATTACCAGTTTCCTCGTAACCTGAGCTGGGAATCCAAGATAGACACGGACCTGTATGAATTTCTCAAG TGCAATGCCAGTCCAACTGATGTCACCTTCTCCCCAGATGGAAAACTTATGGCCACTATGGCAACAGACAGAAAG GTGCGGATATTCAGGTTTGGGACTGCCAAGCTTTGGAAAGTTTTGGATGAGTCTCTGCAAAGATTTACCGAGCTGCAGCAAATGAAACAGCAGGTGCCTAATATGGAGTTTGGACGACGTTTGGCTGTTGACAGAGATCTCGAGAAATCTGAGAGTTTTCACTTTTCGAACTTAG TGTTTGATGAGAGTGGTAATTTTCTTCTCTACTCTACGATGCTAGGCATCAAAG TCATCAACTTGCACACCAACAGCTGCATGAGAATGCTGGGGAAGCCAGAGAACGCGCGATTCCTACATCTCAGCCTGTTTCAAGGAGCTGGAAAGCCTAAGCAAAAGGCCAATGCAGAGATGGCTGCCTCAGACAACCCACTCTTGCAGTCTGTATTTCAGGATCCCATACTATTCTGtacagcctttaaaaaaaatcgcttcTACATGTTTACCCATCGTGAGCCTGAAGATACGCACAA AGGTGACAGTGAGAGGGACATTTTCAATGAGAAACCATCAAAAGAGGAAGTCCTAGCTGCAACACAG GACTCAGCATATACAAGAGTGTCAGACACCTGCATCATCCACACAACAATGGGAGACATCCATTGTAAACTGTTTGCCAAAGA GTGTCCAAAGACTGTGGAGAACTTTTGTGTCCACAGCCGCAATGGTTATTACAACAATCACATCTTTCACCGCGTCATTAAAAGCTTTATGATCCAAACTGGTGACCCACAGG GTAATGGCTCAGGAGGAGAATCCATCTGGGGTGGTGAGTTTGAAGACGAGTTTCATCCCAACCTGCGGCATGATCGCCCTTACACTCTTTCAATGGCCAATGCTGGTCCAAATACAAACGGATCTCAGTTCTTCGTTACAGTTGTACCCACG CCTTGGctggacaacaaacacacagtcttTGGTCGTGTGGTGAAGGGCATGGAGGTTGTACAAAGCATCAGCGCGGTCAAGACGCATCCCAAGACGGACAAACCTTATGACGACATCCGCATCACCAACATTACCATCAAATAG
- the LOC112573992 gene encoding uncharacterized protein LOC112573992, with protein sequence MAALANWSVERCLMLISLWEKYPWMYDPAHPDYLDRNKTKNALTEIAHALGDDLTENDVRLKMRSLRTSLLQQIVSYNSRYKSGANENDVAEPAWIYWKELCFLRPFIKTRKGPDNLSLTSTTTSQSPEEEKGDLKALLTSIGAITEETAEAVAASPRVYQETPSPKAPDLAKKKRSDTPSPAQQAVEILKDMQTASEERRKKATYNELFFQMVARAMEDFPKDIQHQLQFDIFKMIHETRVKLLNTK encoded by the exons ATGGCGGCTTTAGCTAATTGGTCTGTGGAGAGATGCTTGATGTTGATTTCTCTGTGGGAGAAATACCCGTGGATGTATGATCCAGCTCATCCTGATTATCTGGACCGGAATAAGACCAAGAATGCCTTAACAGAAATTGCTCATGCTCTGGGCGATGATTTAACAG AAAACGATGTGAGGCTGAAAATGCGCTCACTTAGAACGTCTCTTCTGCAACAGATAGTATCATATAATTCCCGATATAAAAGCGGTGCGAACGAAAATGATGTGGCAGAGCCAGCATGGATCTATTGGAAAGAGCTCTGTTTTTTGAGACCTTTTATAAAAACACGAAAAGGTCCAGATAACTTG AGTTTGACATCAACAACCACCTCGCAGTCTCCAGAAGAGGAGAAAGGAGATTTGAAGGCTCTCCTCACTTCTATTGGTGCCATCACAGAAGAAACAGCTGAAGCAGTTGCTGCCTCACCCAGAGTTTACCAAGAAACACCATCACCAAAGGCACCAGACCTTGCAAAAAAGAAGAGGTCAGACACCCCCAGTCCAGCTCAACAGGCTGTGGAGATTCTAAAAGATATGCAAACGGCAAGTGAGGAGCGAAGAAAGAAAGCAACTTATAATGAGCTGTTTTTTCAAATGGTAGCTCGGGCAATGGAAGACTTTCCTAAAGACATTCAGCATCAATTACAAtttgatatatttaaaatgatacATGAGACAAGAGTAAAGTTGTTGAATACAAAGTGA